The genomic DNA GACGGCGTCGATCAGGTCGTACCGCGCGCCCTGGTCACGGAGATAGACCTTCAGGCGGTCGTGAAAGAAGGCGAGGAGGTCGGATATCTGGCCGGCGCCGCCCGTGAAGTTGGCAAAGGCCTTGGCGAAGATCGAAGTCAGCTCCAGGCGAATGCGGTTCTCGATCAGTATCCTGACCACACCAAGTGCCGCGCGCCGCAGCGCGAACGGGTCCTTGCTGCCGGTCGGCTTTTCATCGATAGCCCAGAAGCCGGTGAGCGTGTCGAGCTTGTCCGCGAGCGCCACAGCCACCGAGACCGGATCGGTCGGCACGCGGTCGGAAGGGCCTTGCGGCTTGTAGTGCTCCTCGGCGGCCGCGGCCACTGACGGATGCTCGCCCTGCAGCAACGCATATTTGCGGCCCATGGCGCCCTGCAGTTCAGGGAACTCGCCGACCACCTCCGTCGGCAAGTCGGCCTTGGCAAGCACCGCGGCGCGGGTGACAAGCGTGGTAATCTCCCCCCTTGAGGGGGAGATGTCGCCGGAGGCGACAGAGGGGGTCGTCTCGCGTGGAGTACCAATGTCTTCTCTCTTCGAAAGGCCAGAATGCGTCGCATCAGCCGAAGCGACCCCCTCTGGCCTGCCGGCCATCTCACCCTCAAGGGGGGAGATCGACTGCGCCACCGTCGGCGCCAATTCCTCGGCCAGTCGCTTGATCCGCGCGACCCGCTCGCCCTGGGTGCCGAGCTTGGCATGGAAGGTCACGTTGAGATGATCGAGCCGCGCCATGCGCTGGTCGAGCGGCTTCGTCAAATCCAGGTCGAACTTTGCCGCGGACTCTTTTAGCTGGTCGAGGTCCGGCAGGTCGCCCTGATCGGTCTTCCAGAAATAGAGCGCGTCGGAGAGGCGCGCCCTGACCACCTTGCCGTTGCCGTATGCGATCTCCTTGCCGCCATCGTTCGCCTCGATGTTTGCGACCAGGACGAAGCGATTGGAGAGGTCTTCGGCCGCGCCATGCGGCCGGGTCACAAAACACTTCTGGTTGGCGCGGATGGTGAGGCGGATGACCTCGGCGGGAATGGTGAGGAAATCATCCTCGAATTCGCCCATCAATACGACCGGCCATTCGACCAGGCCGGAGACTTCCTCGAGCAGACCCTCATCCTCGACAAGGTCGAGCCCATTGGCGAAGGCGATGTTGCGAGCGTCGTGAAGGATGATCTCCTTGCGCCGGTCGGCATCGAGCACGACCTTGGCCGCCTCGAGCTTTGCGACGTAGTCCTCGAAGCGGCGCACGGTGATCAAGCCCGGCGCGTGGAAGCGGTGGCCGTAGGTGGCGTTGCCGGAGCGGATGCCGTCGATCTCGAAATCGACCACTACCGGCTCTTCGGTCTCCGGGCCGAAGGTGCAGACGATCGATTGCAGCGGCCGCACCCAGCGCAGCGAGCCGGGCTTGGCCGATGCCGGCCCCCAGCGCATCGATTTCGGCCAGGGAAAGTTTTTGATGATGCTCGGCACCAGCTCGGCGATGATCTCTTCCGCCGCCCGGCCCGGCTTCGAAATGTGGGCGACATAAAAGTCGCCTTTCTTCGGATCGGAATGGACATGCGCCTCGGCGATCGATGAAAGGCCGGCCTTGCGCAGAAAACCCTGCACGGCCTGCTCGGGCGCCGTGGTCGAGGGACCCTTGATCTCCTCGCGAATGTCTTTCGAGCGCGCGGTCAGCCCCCGGATGTCGAGCGCCAGGCGCCGCGGTGTCCAGTATTCGCGCGCCGCCTCGTAGGTCAGACCCGCCTCGACCAGACCGTCGGTCAGCATCTTTTTCAGATCGCCGGCAGCCTTGCGCTGCATGCGCGCGGGAATCTCTTCCGAGCGGAGTTCCAGAAGCAAGTCGGGCATTGATTAGCTCCTCACCCTCCCCTTGATGGGGAGGGTCGGCGCGTCAGCGCCGGTGTCACGAATGCGCGGGAAATAGCAACTCGGCTGGCCGCTGTCACCCCGCAAGCTTTGCCCTGGCCAGCGCCGGTTTCCGGAAATTTTCATCGCCGCTGTCGGGACGGCGCGAGCCCACCCGTCCTTGGAGCAGAAATTCCCATGAACCGAACGCGGCGCTGAAGCGACCTACGCTCAGGCGGAGAACTATTGGCTGAACGACCATGAAGACGGCATCGAGAACCCTGCAGATCCTGGCACTGAGCGCCTGCTTCGCCGCCCAGATGCATGGCACGTTCTCGATGCCGGGCGTCAGACAAGCACTGCGCACGATCGACAGCGTAAGCAGCCAAAGCGTGTTCCCGATCGCTGCCGCTTCCGAAATCGCAAAAACCGTATTGGGTTAAGCCGCCAGACCGCCCGCCTGCGTCTTCAGGAACGCCTCCCCGCAAGCCTTCGCCAGGTTGCGCACGCGCAGGATGTAGCTCTGGCGCTCGGTGACGGAAATCACGCCGCGCGCGTCGAGCAGGTTGAAGACATGGCTTGCCTTGATGCACTGGTCGTAGGCCGGGAAGACCATCCGGTGCATCGCCAGATTGTCGTTCGACGCGGGCGCGCCTGCGGCAAGCAGCGCCTTGCATTCGGTCTCGGCGTCCTCGAAATGCCGAAGCAGCATCGCCGTGTTGGCGAATTCGAAATTGTGGCGCGAATATTCCTGCTCGGCCTGCAGGAAGACGTCGCCATAGGTGACCTTTTCCGCACCTTCGCGGCCGTTGAAGTTCAAGTCGTAGACATTGTCGACGCCCTGCACATACATGGCGAGCCGCTCCAGCCCATAGGTGAGCTCGCCCGCCACCGGCGCGCATTCGATGCCGCAGACCTGCTGGAAATAGGTGAACTGAGAGACTTCCATGCCGTCGCACCAGCACTCCCAGCCGAGGCCCCAGGCGCCGAGCGTCGGGCTTTCCCAATCGTCCTCGACGAAGCGGATGTCGTGCAGCAGCAGATCGACGCCGATCGCCTCGAGCGAGCCGAGATAGAGTTCCTGCAGGTTCGGCGGATTCGGCTTCAAGATCACCTGATACTGATAGTAGTGCTGCAGCCGGTTCGGGTTCTCGCCGTAGCGGCCGTCCTTCGGGCGGCGCGACGGCTGCACGTAAGCGGCATTCCAGCGACGCGGACCGAGTGCGCGCAAAGTGGTTGCCGGGTGGAAGGTACCGGCGCCGACTTCCATGTCGTAGGGCTGCAGGATGACGCAGCCATAGTCGGCCCAGTAATTGTGCAGGGTCAGGATCAGCCCCTGGAAGGAGCGGCTGGGATGCATATGGGCAGGAATGTCGATGGTCACGGCGGCCTCGGAAAGCGCGGGATTGGGCATTCCCTAGTTGCCGGGCCGGCGAGCGTCAAGGCAGGGCGCCGCATCATGGAGAGTTGAACGCTTTGCCGGCGGCTGGCCCATTGCCGGCCGCTCAGGCTGGCCGTTTGCTCGCCTGAGCCGCAACGACAAAGGTTCCGCCATGCCAGGTCAACTCACCGTCCGCCCCATCGCCCGGCAGGATTACGAGCAGTGGCTGCCGCTCTGGGACGGCTATAACGCCTCCTACGGCCGCTCGGGCGCAACCGCGCTTGCTGGCGAGATCACGCAGATGACCTGGTCGCGCTTTTTCGATGCCTATGAGCCGGTGCATGCGCTGGTGGCGGAACGCGACGGCACCCTTCTCGGCCTCGTCCACTATCTCTATCACCGCTCGACCACGGCGATCGCGCCGAACTGCTATCTGCAGGACCTCTTCACCTCGCAGGCCGCGCGCGGCCGGGGCATCGGCAGGGCGCTGATCGAAGGCGTCTACGAAGGGGCCAAGGCAGCGGGCGCGGGCCGCGTCTACTGGCTGACGCACGAAACCAACCACACCGCGATGAAACTCTATGACAAGATCGGCGAGAAATCCGGCTTCGTCGTCTATCGGAAGCTGTTCTAGCGTCTATCGATATTCAGGTGATGCCGGCCTGCAAACGCCGGTTCCTCCGCTTCCGGCCTTCGCCGGCCGAAGCACTCGTGGTGGCGTGGCAGTTAAATGGAGGCTACGGCCGGCGTAGGCCGGTGCTCACGTACTTTAGTACGCTCCGCTCCGGTTCTCGGAAACCACCGTTTTCGACTCGGCCTGACCTGAATCTCGACAGACGCTGCGCCGAAACAGAAGCGAGGCCCGAAGAGCCCCGCCAAAACCGTTCGTGTCTTGCCCCTCAGCCTTTCGGAGCCGGCAGCACCGGGGCCGGCTTGACCTTCGGGGTTTCCTGCGCCGTGTTGGATTCGATCGGCGGCAGGCCCTTGAGCAGCTTTTGCTGCAGGGTCGCGAGCACGTCCGGATCCGGCTTCAGGTCGCGCGCCTGGGTCCACTGGAAGGTCGCTTCCAGCTTGCGGCCGACGCGCCAATAGGCATCGCCCAGATGATCGTTGAGGACCGGATCTTCCGGCTTCAGCGACACGGCGCGCTCCATTTCGCGGACGGCGTCGTCGAAGCGGCCGAGGCGGTAATAAGCCCAGCCCAGCGAATCGACGATGTAGCCGTCGCTTGGCCGCAGATCCACGGCCTTCTGGATCATCGCCAGGCCTTCCTTGAGGTTCGTGTTCATGTCGACCCAGGAATAGCCGAGATAATTCAGAACTTGAGGCTGGTCGGGCTGCAGCTCCAGCGCCTTGCGGAAATTGGGCTCGGCCTTCGGCCATTCCTTCAGCCGCTCATAGGCGATGCCGCGCTGGTAGAAGATGTTCCAGTTGGCGGCCGTCGGCGTCTTCAGCTCATCGACCGCCTTGTCATAGAGATTGGCGGCCGAGCGGAAATCCTCCTTGGAAGAATAGACAC from Mesorhizobium sp. M1E.F.Ca.ET.045.02.1.1 includes the following:
- the glyS gene encoding glycine--tRNA ligase subunit beta; protein product: MPDLLLELRSEEIPARMQRKAAGDLKKMLTDGLVEAGLTYEAAREYWTPRRLALDIRGLTARSKDIREEIKGPSTTAPEQAVQGFLRKAGLSSIAEAHVHSDPKKGDFYVAHISKPGRAAEEIIAELVPSIIKNFPWPKSMRWGPASAKPGSLRWVRPLQSIVCTFGPETEEPVVVDFEIDGIRSGNATYGHRFHAPGLITVRRFEDYVAKLEAAKVVLDADRRKEIILHDARNIAFANGLDLVEDEGLLEEVSGLVEWPVVLMGEFEDDFLTIPAEVIRLTIRANQKCFVTRPHGAAEDLSNRFVLVANIEANDGGKEIAYGNGKVVRARLSDALYFWKTDQGDLPDLDQLKESAAKFDLDLTKPLDQRMARLDHLNVTFHAKLGTQGERVARIKRLAEELAPTVAQSISPLEGEMAGRPEGVASADATHSGLSKREDIGTPRETTPSVASGDISPSRGEITTLVTRAAVLAKADLPTEVVGEFPELQGAMGRKYALLQGEHPSVAAAAEEHYKPQGPSDRVPTDPVSVAVALADKLDTLTGFWAIDEKPTGSKDPFALRRAALGVVRILIENRIRLELTSIFAKAFANFTGGAGQISDLLAFFHDRLKVYLRDQGARYDLIDAVITPQSDDLLQIVRRVEALGSFLDSEDGTNLLAGTKRAANILAAEEKKKTLIAETVEPALFREDAEKKLFAAVNQAEKEAGQAIQNEGFSAAMLALSVLREPVDSFFEGVLVNDEDQAVRANRLALLARIRAATDQVADFSKIVG
- a CDS encoding glycine--tRNA ligase subunit alpha, whose amino-acid sequence is MPNPALSEAAVTIDIPAHMHPSRSFQGLILTLHNYWADYGCVILQPYDMEVGAGTFHPATTLRALGPRRWNAAYVQPSRRPKDGRYGENPNRLQHYYQYQVILKPNPPNLQELYLGSLEAIGVDLLLHDIRFVEDDWESPTLGAWGLGWECWCDGMEVSQFTYFQQVCGIECAPVAGELTYGLERLAMYVQGVDNVYDLNFNGREGAEKVTYGDVFLQAEQEYSRHNFEFANTAMLLRHFEDAETECKALLAAGAPASNDNLAMHRMVFPAYDQCIKASHVFNLLDARGVISVTERQSYILRVRNLAKACGEAFLKTQAGGLAA
- a CDS encoding GNAT family N-acetyltransferase, whose translation is MPGQLTVRPIARQDYEQWLPLWDGYNASYGRSGATALAGEITQMTWSRFFDAYEPVHALVAERDGTLLGLVHYLYHRSTTAIAPNCYLQDLFTSQAARGRGIGRALIEGVYEGAKAAGAGRVYWLTHETNHTAMKLYDKIGEKSGFVVYRKLF